A section of the Saccopteryx leptura isolate mSacLep1 chromosome 4, mSacLep1_pri_phased_curated, whole genome shotgun sequence genome encodes:
- the GCGR gene encoding glucagon receptor isoform X1 — MTIQEQEGVQGRGAKSQPHPCCAPSTPSTPSTLSTCPSSGVWPGGGRANLLLRGQASPLYSSPKRSVPTRTLYPSRAAPARCGGWQPRGMTSAWPHHPPLLLLLLLACQPQALSAQVMDFLFEKWKLYGDQCLYNLSLLPPPTELVCNRTFDKYSCWPDTPPNTTANISCPWYLPWYHKVQHRFVYKRCGPDGQWVRGPRGQPWRNASQCQMDEDEIKVQKEVAKMYNSFQVMYTVGYCLSLGALLLALAILLGLRKLHCTRNYIHVNLFMSFVLKASSVLVIDALLKTRYSQKIGDHLSVNGWLSDGAVAGCRVAAVFMQYGVVANYCWLLVEGVYLHSLLGLATCPERNFFTFYLGIGWGAPILFIIPWTVVKCLFENIQCWTSNDNMGFWWILRFPVFLTILINFFIFIRILHILVAKLRAHQMRHTDYKFRLAKSTLTLIPLLGVHEVVFAFVTDEQAQGTLRFAKLFFDLFLSSFQGLLVAVLYCFLNKEVQTELLRNWHHWRLGEVLREERQGGSHPVSAHLTSGVTTEKLLLSRGQDSNGASQDPSAGTLVACGLPGLAESSF; from the exons ATGACAATCCAGGAACAAGAGGGAGTTCAAGGAAGGGGCGCCAAGTCCCAACCCCACCCCTGCTGCGCGCCCTCCACGCCCTCCACGCCTTCCACGCTCTCCACCTGTCCATCCTCTGGCGTCTGGCCCGGCG GTGGCAGAGCTAATTTACTCCTGAGGGGTCAGGcatccccactttacag CAGCCCTAAGAGGAGTGTGCCCACGAGGACCCTTTACCCCAGTCGTGCAGCCCCAGCCAGATGTGGGGGGTGGCAACCCAGAGGCATGACCTCCGCCTGGCCacaccaccctcccctcctcttactgctGCTGCTGGCCTGCCAG CCACAGGCCCTCTCTGCTCAGGTGATGGACTTCCTGTTCGAGAAGTGGAAGCTTTATGGTGACCAGTGTCTGTACAACTTGAGCCTGCTGCCTCCCCCCACTG AGCTGGTTTGTAATAGAACCTTCGACAAGTATTCCTGCTGGCCCGACACCCCTCCCAACACCACAGCCAACATCTCCTGTCCCTGGTACCTGCCCTGGTACCATAAAG TTCAGCACCGCTTCGTCTACAAGAGGTGTGGGCCTGACGGGCAGTGGGTGCGTGGTCCCCGTGGGCAGCCATGGAGAAACGCCTCCCAGTGCCAGATGGATGAGGATGAGATTAAGGTCCAG AAGGAGGTGGCCAAGATGTATAACAGCTTCCAGGTGATGTACACGGTGGGGTACTGCCTCTCGCTGGGGGCactgctcctggccctggccatccTGCTGGGCCTCAG GAAGCTGCATTGCACCCGCAACTACATCCACGTGAACCTGTTTATGTCCTTCGTGCTCAAGGCCAGCTCCGTGTTGGTTATTGACGCACTGCTCAAGACCCGCTACAGCCAGAAGATCGGTGACCACCTCAGTGTGAACGGCTGGCTAAGTGATGGG GCGGTGGCCGGCTGCCGGGTGGCCGCAGTGTTCATGCAGTACGGTGTTGTGGCCAACTACTGCTGGCTGCTGGTGGAGGGCGTGTACCTACACAGCCTGCTGGGCCTGGCCACCTGCCCCGAGAGGAACTTCTTCACCTTCTACCTGGGCATTGGCTGGG GTGCTCCTATACTGTTCATCATACCCTGGACAGTGGTCAAGTGTCTGTTTGAGAACATCCA GTGCTGGACCAGCAATGACAACATGGGCTTCTGGTGGATCCTGCGCTTCCCCGTCTTCCTGACCATTTTG atcaatttcttcattttcatccGCATCCTCCACATCCTCGTGGCCAAGCTGCGAGCCCACCAGATGCGCCACACTGACTACAAGTTCCG GCTGGCCAAGTCTACGCTGACCCTTATCCCCCTGCTGGGGGTTCATGAGGTGGTGTTTGCCTTTGTGACGGATGAGCAAGCCCAGGGCACTCTGCGATTCGCCAAGCTCTTCTTCGACCTCTTTCTCAGCTCCTTCCAG GGTCTGCTGGTGGCTGTCCTCTACTGTTTCCTGAACAAGGAG GTGCAGACGGAGCTGCTGCGGAACTGGCACCATTGGCGCCTGGGAGAGGTGCTGCGGGAAGAGCGCCAGGGCGGTAGCCACCCAGTCTCAGCCCACCTCACCAGCGGAGTCACCACAGAGAAGCTATTGCTCTCCAGAGGCCAAGACAGCAACGGGGCTAGCCAGGACCCCTCCGCGGGGACCCTTGTGGCGTGTGGCCTCCCTGGGTTGGCTGAGAGCTCCTTCTGA
- the GCGR gene encoding glucagon receptor isoform X2 yields the protein MSRAHASLAGGRANLLLRGQASPLYSSPKRSVPTRTLYPSRAAPARCGGWQPRGMTSAWPHHPPLLLLLLLACQPQALSAQVMDFLFEKWKLYGDQCLYNLSLLPPPTELVCNRTFDKYSCWPDTPPNTTANISCPWYLPWYHKVQHRFVYKRCGPDGQWVRGPRGQPWRNASQCQMDEDEIKVQKEVAKMYNSFQVMYTVGYCLSLGALLLALAILLGLRKLHCTRNYIHVNLFMSFVLKASSVLVIDALLKTRYSQKIGDHLSVNGWLSDGAVAGCRVAAVFMQYGVVANYCWLLVEGVYLHSLLGLATCPERNFFTFYLGIGWGAPILFIIPWTVVKCLFENIQCWTSNDNMGFWWILRFPVFLTILINFFIFIRILHILVAKLRAHQMRHTDYKFRLAKSTLTLIPLLGVHEVVFAFVTDEQAQGTLRFAKLFFDLFLSSFQGLLVAVLYCFLNKEVQTELLRNWHHWRLGEVLREERQGGSHPVSAHLTSGVTTEKLLLSRGQDSNGASQDPSAGTLVACGLPGLAESSF from the exons ATGAGCAGGGCACATGCCAGCCTAGCAG GTGGCAGAGCTAATTTACTCCTGAGGGGTCAGGcatccccactttacag CAGCCCTAAGAGGAGTGTGCCCACGAGGACCCTTTACCCCAGTCGTGCAGCCCCAGCCAGATGTGGGGGGTGGCAACCCAGAGGCATGACCTCCGCCTGGCCacaccaccctcccctcctcttactgctGCTGCTGGCCTGCCAG CCACAGGCCCTCTCTGCTCAGGTGATGGACTTCCTGTTCGAGAAGTGGAAGCTTTATGGTGACCAGTGTCTGTACAACTTGAGCCTGCTGCCTCCCCCCACTG AGCTGGTTTGTAATAGAACCTTCGACAAGTATTCCTGCTGGCCCGACACCCCTCCCAACACCACAGCCAACATCTCCTGTCCCTGGTACCTGCCCTGGTACCATAAAG TTCAGCACCGCTTCGTCTACAAGAGGTGTGGGCCTGACGGGCAGTGGGTGCGTGGTCCCCGTGGGCAGCCATGGAGAAACGCCTCCCAGTGCCAGATGGATGAGGATGAGATTAAGGTCCAG AAGGAGGTGGCCAAGATGTATAACAGCTTCCAGGTGATGTACACGGTGGGGTACTGCCTCTCGCTGGGGGCactgctcctggccctggccatccTGCTGGGCCTCAG GAAGCTGCATTGCACCCGCAACTACATCCACGTGAACCTGTTTATGTCCTTCGTGCTCAAGGCCAGCTCCGTGTTGGTTATTGACGCACTGCTCAAGACCCGCTACAGCCAGAAGATCGGTGACCACCTCAGTGTGAACGGCTGGCTAAGTGATGGG GCGGTGGCCGGCTGCCGGGTGGCCGCAGTGTTCATGCAGTACGGTGTTGTGGCCAACTACTGCTGGCTGCTGGTGGAGGGCGTGTACCTACACAGCCTGCTGGGCCTGGCCACCTGCCCCGAGAGGAACTTCTTCACCTTCTACCTGGGCATTGGCTGGG GTGCTCCTATACTGTTCATCATACCCTGGACAGTGGTCAAGTGTCTGTTTGAGAACATCCA GTGCTGGACCAGCAATGACAACATGGGCTTCTGGTGGATCCTGCGCTTCCCCGTCTTCCTGACCATTTTG atcaatttcttcattttcatccGCATCCTCCACATCCTCGTGGCCAAGCTGCGAGCCCACCAGATGCGCCACACTGACTACAAGTTCCG GCTGGCCAAGTCTACGCTGACCCTTATCCCCCTGCTGGGGGTTCATGAGGTGGTGTTTGCCTTTGTGACGGATGAGCAAGCCCAGGGCACTCTGCGATTCGCCAAGCTCTTCTTCGACCTCTTTCTCAGCTCCTTCCAG GGTCTGCTGGTGGCTGTCCTCTACTGTTTCCTGAACAAGGAG GTGCAGACGGAGCTGCTGCGGAACTGGCACCATTGGCGCCTGGGAGAGGTGCTGCGGGAAGAGCGCCAGGGCGGTAGCCACCCAGTCTCAGCCCACCTCACCAGCGGAGTCACCACAGAGAAGCTATTGCTCTCCAGAGGCCAAGACAGCAACGGGGCTAGCCAGGACCCCTCCGCGGGGACCCTTGTGGCGTGTGGCCTCCCTGGGTTGGCTGAGAGCTCCTTCTGA
- the GCGR gene encoding glucagon receptor isoform X3 — protein MTSAWPHHPPLLLLLLLACQPQALSAQVMDFLFEKWKLYGDQCLYNLSLLPPPTELVCNRTFDKYSCWPDTPPNTTANISCPWYLPWYHKVQHRFVYKRCGPDGQWVRGPRGQPWRNASQCQMDEDEIKVQKEVAKMYNSFQVMYTVGYCLSLGALLLALAILLGLRKLHCTRNYIHVNLFMSFVLKASSVLVIDALLKTRYSQKIGDHLSVNGWLSDGAVAGCRVAAVFMQYGVVANYCWLLVEGVYLHSLLGLATCPERNFFTFYLGIGWGAPILFIIPWTVVKCLFENIQCWTSNDNMGFWWILRFPVFLTILINFFIFIRILHILVAKLRAHQMRHTDYKFRLAKSTLTLIPLLGVHEVVFAFVTDEQAQGTLRFAKLFFDLFLSSFQGLLVAVLYCFLNKEVQTELLRNWHHWRLGEVLREERQGGSHPVSAHLTSGVTTEKLLLSRGQDSNGASQDPSAGTLVACGLPGLAESSF, from the exons ATGACCTCCGCCTGGCCacaccaccctcccctcctcttactgctGCTGCTGGCCTGCCAG CCACAGGCCCTCTCTGCTCAGGTGATGGACTTCCTGTTCGAGAAGTGGAAGCTTTATGGTGACCAGTGTCTGTACAACTTGAGCCTGCTGCCTCCCCCCACTG AGCTGGTTTGTAATAGAACCTTCGACAAGTATTCCTGCTGGCCCGACACCCCTCCCAACACCACAGCCAACATCTCCTGTCCCTGGTACCTGCCCTGGTACCATAAAG TTCAGCACCGCTTCGTCTACAAGAGGTGTGGGCCTGACGGGCAGTGGGTGCGTGGTCCCCGTGGGCAGCCATGGAGAAACGCCTCCCAGTGCCAGATGGATGAGGATGAGATTAAGGTCCAG AAGGAGGTGGCCAAGATGTATAACAGCTTCCAGGTGATGTACACGGTGGGGTACTGCCTCTCGCTGGGGGCactgctcctggccctggccatccTGCTGGGCCTCAG GAAGCTGCATTGCACCCGCAACTACATCCACGTGAACCTGTTTATGTCCTTCGTGCTCAAGGCCAGCTCCGTGTTGGTTATTGACGCACTGCTCAAGACCCGCTACAGCCAGAAGATCGGTGACCACCTCAGTGTGAACGGCTGGCTAAGTGATGGG GCGGTGGCCGGCTGCCGGGTGGCCGCAGTGTTCATGCAGTACGGTGTTGTGGCCAACTACTGCTGGCTGCTGGTGGAGGGCGTGTACCTACACAGCCTGCTGGGCCTGGCCACCTGCCCCGAGAGGAACTTCTTCACCTTCTACCTGGGCATTGGCTGGG GTGCTCCTATACTGTTCATCATACCCTGGACAGTGGTCAAGTGTCTGTTTGAGAACATCCA GTGCTGGACCAGCAATGACAACATGGGCTTCTGGTGGATCCTGCGCTTCCCCGTCTTCCTGACCATTTTG atcaatttcttcattttcatccGCATCCTCCACATCCTCGTGGCCAAGCTGCGAGCCCACCAGATGCGCCACACTGACTACAAGTTCCG GCTGGCCAAGTCTACGCTGACCCTTATCCCCCTGCTGGGGGTTCATGAGGTGGTGTTTGCCTTTGTGACGGATGAGCAAGCCCAGGGCACTCTGCGATTCGCCAAGCTCTTCTTCGACCTCTTTCTCAGCTCCTTCCAG GGTCTGCTGGTGGCTGTCCTCTACTGTTTCCTGAACAAGGAG GTGCAGACGGAGCTGCTGCGGAACTGGCACCATTGGCGCCTGGGAGAGGTGCTGCGGGAAGAGCGCCAGGGCGGTAGCCACCCAGTCTCAGCCCACCTCACCAGCGGAGTCACCACAGAGAAGCTATTGCTCTCCAGAGGCCAAGACAGCAACGGGGCTAGCCAGGACCCCTCCGCGGGGACCCTTGTGGCGTGTGGCCTCCCTGGGTTGGCTGAGAGCTCCTTCTGA